In one window of Gossypium hirsutum isolate 1008001.06 chromosome A01, Gossypium_hirsutum_v2.1, whole genome shotgun sequence DNA:
- the LOC121206172 gene encoding nuclear transcription factor Y subunit B-3 yields the protein MADSDSESGGAQNNASNAAGNNNHLFSPKEQDRFLPIANVGRIMKKALPANAKISKEAKETVQECVSEFISFITGEASDKCQKEKRKTINGDDLLWAMTTLGFEDYVEPLKVYLQRFREMEGEKTTVARDKDAPLVAASGGGGGGGGVYGMMVHQHQGHVYGSTGFHHMGSGLGKGGPPNNLGRPK from the coding sequence ATGGCGGATTCAGACAGTGAATCAGGAGGAGCTCAAAACAACGCTTCAAACGCAGCAGGCAACAATAACCATCTTTTTTCCCCGAAAGAGCAGGACAGGTTCCTGCCTATTGCTAACGTTGGCAGGATCATGAAAAAGGCTTTGCCTGCTAACGCCAAGATATCCAAGGAAGCTAAGGAAACGGTGCAGGAATGTGTATCGGAGTTCATCAGCTTCATCACCGGAGAAGCGTCTGACAAGTGTCAAAAGGAGAAGAGGAAGACCATCAACGGTGATGATCTCTTGTGGGCCATGACCACCTTAGGCTTTGAAGACTACGTTGAGCCCTTGAAGGTTTACTTGCAGCGGTTTAGGGAGATGGAAGGCGAGAAGACCACGGTTGCACGTGATAAAGACGCGCCTCTTGTTGCTGctagtggtggtggtggtggtggtggtggggtGTATGGGATGATGGTACATCAGCATCAAGGACACGTGTATGGTTCTACTGGGTTTCATCATATGGGTAGTGGGTTGGGTAAAGGTGGGCCTCCGAATAATTTGGGTAGGCCGAAGTAG
- the LOC121209814 gene encoding classical arabinogalactan protein 4, producing the protein MNRLIHVSICVLFISVTGILVKADNAPSPSPKTTPVSLAKPPTTSSSPPMTSPSKSPSSSPPSATPASSPSIISPPPATTPTAMPTPSQSPTATPPASSSPPAQSLATPPPTASSPPSMTPVGAPPVVEGPVGTPESSANIPSSSTTPAESPAIFPSTSSPSMANPVGSLPESGEGPAVNDESGSKSGYEVGFVVLIASLVIGSALIL; encoded by the coding sequence ATGAATAGACTCATCCATGTTTCTATTTGTGTTCTCTTTATTTCTGTTACTGGCATCCTAGTAAAAGCCGATAATGCACCTTCTCCATCGCCAAAGACAACTCCTGTGTCTCTGGCGAAACCTCCGACCACTTCTTCAAGTCCTCCAATGACATCACCTTCTAAATCTCCTTCATCATCACCTCCGTCGGCAACTCCTGCCAGTTCCCCATCGATAATATCGCCTCCGCCTGCAACAACTCCCACTGCTATGCCCACACCTTCTCAATCTCCTACTGCCACTCCGCCTGCTTCTTCTAGCCCCCCGGCTCAATCCCTAGCGACTCCACCACCAACGGCAAGTTCTCCTCCGTCCATGACTCCAGTCGGGGCTCCACCTGTTGTGGAAGGTCCGGTTGGAACTCCCGAGTCTTCTGCTAACATTCCTTCTAGTTCAACGACGCCAGCGGAGAGTCCTGCAATTTTCCCATCGACCAGTAGCCCGTCGATGGCGAATCCAGTGGGCTCGTTGCCGGAGAGTGGGGAGGGTCCAGCGGTTAATGATGAGTCGGGTTCAAAATCTGGTTACGAAGTGGGGTTCGTTGTTCTAATAGCGAGTTTGGTTATTGGATCGGCGTTGATtctttag